The proteins below come from a single Candida albicans SC5314 chromosome 7, complete sequence genomic window:
- the POL3 gene encoding DNA-directed DNA polymerase delta (Large subunit of DNA polymerase III; partially complements defects of an S. cerevisiae cdc2 mutant; differing reports about periodic (G1/S) or non-periodic mRNA expression through cell cycle; Hap43p-repressed), which translates to MSHSIPITSSPPPALKKLKLPNGSEEPSEFERELLDITQAVHDSTDQTWDRPPLPSSFEDISFQQLDAEEYHDRGNTYARFFGITQEGHSVLCNVTGFIHYFYCPVPKGFEENLTEFTNYLKATFDGIERVEITSKESIWGYSNNIKTPFFKIFAKNNISKIRSAFQNGQVHNIDPCITYDNINYLLRLMIDCKITGMSWITLPRDKYKIVNNKISTCQIECSIDYRDLISHPPEGEWLKMAPLRILSFDIECAGRKGVFPEAEHDPVIQIANVVQKSGESKPFVRNVFTVNTCSSIIGSQIFEHQREEDMLMHWKEFITKVDPDVIIGYNTANFDIPYVLNRAKALGLNDFPFFGRLKRVKQEIKDAVFSSRAYGTRENKVVNIDGRMQLDLLQFIQREYKLRSYTLNSVSAHFLGEQKEDVQHSIITDLQNGTKETRRRLAVYCLKDAFLPLRLLDKLMCLVNYTEMARVTGVPFSYLLSRGQQIKVISQLFRKCLQEDIVIPNLKSEGSNEEYEGATVIEPERGYYDVPIATLDFSSLYPSIMMAHNLCYTTLLNKNSIKAFGLTEDDYTKTPNGDYFVHSNLRKGILPTILDELLTARKKAKADLKKETDPFKKDVLNGRQLALKISANSVYGFTGATVGKLPCLAISSSVTAFGREMIEKTKNEVQEYYSKKNGHPYDAKVIYGDTDSVMVKFGYQDLETCMKLGEEAANYVSTKFKNPIKLEFEKVYFPYLLINKKRYAGLYWTRPEKFDKMDTKGIETVRRDNCRLVQNVITKVLEFILEERDVPKAQRFVKQTIADLLQNRIDLSQLVITKAYSKHDYSAKQAHVELAERMRKRDPGSAPTLGDRVAYVIIKTGGDKNYEKSEDPLYVLENSLPIDVKYYLDQQLTKPLERIFIPILGETKTKELLTGSHTRTIKVAAPKTGGLLRFAKKSEVCVSCRTPLKKDNLGALCPNCIKDGKGPDLYGNALSQMNYLENKFSRLWTECQRCQGSLHQEVLCSNKDCPIFYMRTKAQKDVHQQALELVKWDNTNW; encoded by the coding sequence ATGTCCCACTCTATACCAATAACATCACTGCCACCTCCAGCACTTAAAAAGTTGAAACTCCCAAATGGATCAGAAGAACCATCTGAATTCGAAAGAGAATTGCTCGACATAACCCAAGCTGTTCACGATTCTACAGATCAAACATGGGATAGACCACCATTACCATCATCTTTCGAAGACATATCTTTCCAACAACTAGATGCAGAAGAATACCATGATCGTGGAAATACATATGCTAGGTTTTTTGGTATCACACAAGAAGGACACTCTGTCTTGTGTAATGTAACTGGGTTCATCCACTACTTTTACTGTCCTGTCCCTAAAGGATTCGAAGAAAACTTGACAGAATTCACAAACTATTTAAAGGCTACCTTCGATGGTATTGAACGGGTTGAAATAACATCTAAAGAATCAATTTGGGGGTATAgtaacaatatcaaaactccatttttcaaaatatttgcGAAAAACAACATATCCAAAATAAGATCTGCTTTCCAAAATGGACAAGTACACAATATCGACCCGTGCATTACTTATGACAACATCAACTATTTATTAAGATTAATGATTGATTGTAAGATTACCGGTATGTCTTGGATCACATTGCCACGTgacaaatataaaatagtcaataataaaatctCAACCTGTCAAATTGAATGTTCAATAGATTACCGTGACTTGATATCACACCCTCCAGAAGGGGAATGGTTGAAAATGGCTCCACTTCGTATCCTATCATTCGATATTGAATGTGCTGGAAGAAAAGGTGTTTTCCCAGAAGCTGAACACGATCCGGTTATTCAAATCGCTAATGTGGTGCAGAAATCCGGTGAATCAAAACCGTTTGTGAGAAACGTTTTCACTGTCAATACATGTTCGTCAATTATTGGGTCTCAAATTTTTGAACACCAACGAGAAGAAGACATGTTGATGCATTGGAAAGAATTCATCACCAAAGTAGATCCTGATGTGATAATTGGTTATAATACAGCAAACTTTGATATACCATACGTTTTAAATAGGGCCAAAGCTTTGGGGTTGAACGATTTCCCATTTTTCGGGAGATTGAAACGGgtcaaacaagaaattaagGACGCTGTTTTCAGTTCAAGAGCATATGGTACTAGAGAAAACAAGGTTGTCAACATCGATGGAAGAATGCAACTAGACTTGCTCCAGTTTATCCAAAGAGAATACAAGTTGCGATCATACACATTGAACTCCGTTTCTGCACATTTTTTGGGTGAACAAAAGGAAGATGTCCAACACTCTATCATTACTGATTTGCAAAATGGAACCAAAGAAACACGAAGAAGGTTGGctgtttattgtttgaagGATGCCTTTTTACCATTGAGATTACTAGACAAACTCATGTGTTTGGTCAACTACACTGAAATGGCAAGAGTCACTGGTGTGCCATTTTCATATTTGTTATCCAGAGGTCAACAAATCAAAGTCATTTCACAATTGTTCAGAAAATGTTTACAAGAAGATATTGTTATCCCCAATTTGAAAAGTGAAGGGTCAAATGAAGAGTATGAAGGTGCAACAGTCATTGAACCAGAACGTGGTTACTACGATGTACCAATTGCAACTTTGGATTTCAGTTCATTATACCCATCAATCATGATGGCACATAACTTGTGCTATACTACATTGCTCAACAAAAATTCCATAAAGGCATTTGGGTTGACAGAAGATGATTACACAAAAACTCCCAACGGCGACTACTTTGTACATTCAAATTTGAGAAAAGGTATTTTACCCACCATTTTGGACGAATTGTTAACTGCAAGAAAAAAAGCTAAAgctgatttgaaaaaagaaacagatCCTTTCAAAAAAGATGTCCTTAATGGTAGACAATTGGCATTAAAGATTTCAGCAAACTCGGTGTATGGGTTTACTGGTGCCACTGTAGGGAAATTGCCCTGTTTGGCAATCTCTTCGTCGGTTACAGCATTTGGACGTGAAATGATtgaaaagacaaaaaatgAAGTTCAAGAGTACTACTCTAAGAAAAATGGACACCCATATGATGCCAAAGTGATCTATGGTGATACCGATTCTGTTATGGTTAAATTTGGGTATCAAGATTTGGAAACTTGTATGAAATTAGGAGAAGAAGCAGCCAACTATGTTTCCACGAAATTCAAAAACCCAATCAAGTTGGAGTTTGAAAAAGTGTATTTCCCATATTTGTTGATCAATAAGAAAAGATATGCTGGTTTATACTGGACAAGACctgaaaaatttgacaaAATGGACACCAAGGGTATTGAAACTGTGAGAAGAGATAATTGCCGATTGGTTCAAAATGTCATTACCAAAGTATTGGAGTTTATCCTTGAAGAACGAGATGTCCCAAAGGCTCAAAGATTTGTCAAACAAACTATAGCTGATTTATTGCAAAATAGAATTGATTTGTCTCAATTAGTTATCACAAAGGCATACTCCAAGCACGACTACTCGGCTAAACAAGCACACGTCGAGTTGGCAGAACGAATGAGAAAAAGAGATCCTGGGTCAGCACCAACATTAGGAGATAGAGTGGCATATGTGATTATCAAAACAGGTGGAGataaaaattatgaaaaatcAGAAGATCCATTGTACGTGTTGGAAAATTCTTTACCAATTGATGTAAAGTATTACTTGGACCAACAATTGACAAAGCCATTGGAAAGAATTTTCATTCCAATATTAGGTGAAACAAAGACCAAAGAGTTATTGACGGGGTCACACACTAGAACTATCAAGGTTGCGGCACCGAAAACCGGTGGGCTTTTAAGGTTTGCCAAAAAATCAGAGGTATGTGTTAGTTGTAGAAcaccattgaaaaaagacAATCTTGGAGCTTTATGTCCAAATTGTATCAAAGATGGGAAAGGTCCAGATCTTTATGGAAACGCCCTTTCAcaaatgaattatttggaaaataaattCTCAAGACTTTGGACAGAATGTCAACGGTGCCAAGGCTCTTTGCATCAAGAAGTTTTGTGTTCAAATAAAGATTGTCCAATTTTTTACATGCGTACAAAGGCACAAAAGGACGTTCACCAACAAGCATTGGAATTGGTCAAATGGGATAACACCAATTGGTGA
- the CHS1 gene encoding chitin synthase (Chitin synthase; essential; for primary septum synthesis in yeast and hyphae; 1 of several chitin synthases; enzymatically activated by proteolytic processing; complements defects of S. cerevisiae chs1 or chs2; Spider biofilm repressed), whose translation MKNPFDSGSDDEDPFLSNPQSAPSMPYAAYTSDRTSPRKTYQPLNFDSEDEDAKESEFMAFPSSTSGSPFHQQQSPRQSPNIFSRSTARAATSKSNMSIYDNTPNLQFNKSGAATPRAQFTSKESPKRQKTTEVTIDFDNDDDNNHTLEFENGSPRRSFRSSAISSERFLPPPQPIFSRETFAEANSREEEKSADQETLDEKYDYDSYQKGYEEVETLHSEGTAYSGSSYLSDDASPETTDYFGASIDGNIMHNINNGYVPNREKTITKRKVRLVGGKAGNLVLENPVPTELRKVLTRTESPFGEFTNMTYTACTSQPDTFSAEGFTLRAAKYGRETEIVICITMYNEDEVAFARTMHGVMKNIAHLCSRHKSKIWGKDSWKKVQVIIVADGRNKVQQSVLELLTATGCYQENLARPYVNNSKVNAHLFEYTTQISIDENLKFKGDEKNLAPVQVLFCLKESNQKKINSHRWLFNAFCPVLDPNVIVLLDVGTKPDNHAIYNLWKAFDRDSNVAGAAGEIKAMKGKGWINLTNPLVASQNFEYKLSNILDKPLESLFGYISVLPGALSAYRYIALKNHDDGTGPLASYFKGEDLLCSHDKDKENTKANFFEANMYLAEDRILCWELVSKRNDNWVLKFVKSATGETDVPETIAEFLSQRRRWINGAFFAALYSLYHFRKIWTTDHSYARKFWLHVEFIYQLVSLLFSFFSLSNFYLTFYFLTGSLVSYKSLGKKGGFWIFTLFNYLCIGVLTSLFIVSIGNRPHASKNIFKTLIILLTICALYALVVGFVFVINTIATFGTGGTSTYVLVSIVVSLLSTYGLYTLMSILYLDPWHMLTCSVQYFLMIPSYTCTLQIFAFCNTHDVSWGTKGDNNPKEDLSNQYIIEKNASGEFEAVIVDTNIDEDYLETLYNIRSKRSNKKVALGHSEKTPLDGDDYAKDVRTRVVLFWMIANLVFIMTMVQVYEPGDTGRNIYLAFILWAVAVLALVRAIGSLGYLIQTYARFFVESKSKWMKRGYTAPSHNPLN comes from the coding sequence ATGAAGAATCCATTTGACAGTGGCAGTGACGATGAAGATCCATTTCTTAGTAATCCACAATCTGCACCATCAATGCCCTACGCAGCATATACTAGTGACAGAACATCGCCCCGCAAGACATACCAACCATTGAATTTTGACAGTGAGGACGAAGATGCTAAAGAAAGCGAATTTATGGCTTTCCCACTGTCGACTAGTGGATCTCCATTTCACCAACAGCAATCCCCAAGACAATCACCTAATATTTTTTCCAGAAGTACTGCAAGAGCAGCAACCTCAAAGCTGAATATGAGCATATATGATAATACCCCGAACTTacaattcaacaaaagCGGCGCAGCCACACCAAGAGCACAATTCACATCGAAAGAATCTCcgaaaagacaaaaaacTACTGAAGTGACCATTGACTTTgacaatgatgatgataacaATCACACCttagaatttgaaaatgggTCACCTCGTCGTTCATTTCGTAGTAGTGCTATAAGCAGCGAAAGATTTTTGCCTCCTCCACAACCAATTTTCTCTCGAGAAACATTTGCTGAAGCCAACTCCcgtgaagaagaaaaatcgGCAGATCAAGAAACATTAGATGAAAAATACGATTATGATTCATACCAGAAGGGTTATGAGGAAGTAGAAACATTGCATTCGGAAGGTACAGCTTATAGTGGCTCATCTTATTTGTCGGATGATGCCAGTCCTGAAACTACAGATTACTTTGGAGCTTCAATTGATGGTAATATTATGCACAACATTAACAATGGATACGTACCAAATAGAGAAAAAACCATtaccaaaagaaaagtgaGATTAGTTGGTGGCAAAGCAGGTAACTTGGTCTTGGAGAATCCAGTTCCAACAGAGTTGAGAAAAGTGTTGACCAGAACCGAGTCTCCATTTGGTGAGTTTACCAACATGACATACACAGCGTGCACTTCGCAGCCAGATACTTTTTCTGCTGAAGGGTTCACCTTAAGAGCTGCCAAATACGGCAGAGAAACTGAGATTGTCATTTGTATAACCATGTATAATGAGGACGAAGTTGCATTTGCCAGAACTATGCATGGTgtgatgaaaaatatcGCTCATTTGTGCTCACGCCATAAATCCAAAATATGGGGCAAAGATAGCTGGAAAAAAGTTCAAGTGATAATTGTTGCAGATGGTAGAAATAAAGTTCAACAATCCGTTCTTGAATTGCTTACGGCAACAGGCTGCTATCAAGAAAATTTGGCCAGGCCCTATGTCAACAATAGCAAAGTAAATGCCCATTTGTTTGAATATACCACTCAAATATCTATCGATGAGAACTTGAAATTCAAAGGAGATGAAAAAAACCTTGCACCAGTTCAAGTCTTGTTCTGTTTGAAAGAACTgaaccaaaagaaaatcaattccCATAGATGGCTTTTTAATGCCTTTTGTCCTGTCTTGGACCCCAATGTTATTGTTCTTTTAGATGTGGGTACCAAACCCGATAACCATGCCATTTATAATCTATGGAAAGCATTCGATAGAGATTCCAATGTAGCAGGGGCTGCTGGTGAAATTAAAGCGATGAAAGGTAAAGGTTGGATTAATCTTACAAATCCATTAGTTGCGTCACAGAATTTTGAGTATAAATTGTCCAATATTCTTGATAAACCGTTGGAATCACTTTTTGGATACATTTCTGTGTTACCAGGTGCATTGTCTGCATATCGATACATTGCCTTGAAAAACCACGATGATGGTACAGGGCCATTGGCTTCTTATTTCAAAGGTGAAGATTTACTCTGTTCACATGACAAAGACAAAGAGAATACCAAAGCTAACTTTTTCGAAGCAAATATGTACTTGGCTGAAGACAGAATCCTTTGTTGGGAATTGGtatcaaaaagaaatgacAATTGGGTTCTTAAATTTGTTAAACTGGCAACCGGTGAAACTGATGTTCCTGAAACAATTGCAGAATTTCTTTCGCAAAGACGAAGATGGATTAATGGTGCCTTTTTTGCTGCTTTGTACTCCTTGTATCACTTTAGAAAAATATGGACGACTGACCATTCGTATGCTAGAAAATTTTGGCTACATGTCGAAttcatttatcaattggtatcattattgttttcatttttttctttgagtaatttctatttaacattttattttttgacaGGTTCATTGGTGTCTTACAAAAGTCTTGGTAAAAAAGGTGGATTTTGGATTTTCACATTATTCAATTATCTCTGTATCGGTGTTTTGACATCTTTGTTCATTGTCTCCATTGGTAATAGACCACATGCATCaaagaatattttcaaaacattAATCATATTGTTAACCATATGTGCATTATACGCATTGGTGGTTGGATTTGTGTTTGTTATCAATACTATTGCTACTTTTGGAACCGGTGGAACATCTACCTATGTGCTCGTTAGTATTGTGGTTTCATTGTTGTCCACCTATGGTCTTTATACGTTAATGTCCATTTTGTACTTGGACCCATGGCACATGTTGACTTGTTCTGTACAATACTTTTTGATGATTCCATCGTACACTTGTACATTACAAATATTTGCATTTTGTAATACTCACGATGTCTCGTGGGGTACAAAAGGTGACAACAATCCAAAAGAAGATTTGAGTAATCAGTACATTATTGAGAAAAATGCCAGTGGAGAATTTGAGGctgttattgttgatacAAATATCGATGAAGATTACCTTGAGACATTATATAATATCAGGTCAAAGAgatcaaacaaaaaagtgGCTTTGGGCCATTCTGAAAAGACGCCTcttgatggtgatgattaTGCAAAAGACGTTCGTACTAGAGTTGTGTTGTTTTGGATGATTGCAAATTTGGTATTTATAATGACCATGGTACAAGTTTACGAGCCAGGTGATACCGGAAGAAACATTTATTTGGCCTTTATTTTGTGGGCAGTGGCAGTGTTGGCTCTTGTCAGAGCTATTGGCTCTCTTGGATACTTGATACAAACATATGCACGGTTTTTTGTGGAATCGAAGAGTAAATGGATGAAACGAGGATATACCGCGCCGAGTCACAATCCATTAAATTAG
- a CDS encoding Ran guanyl-nucleotide exchange factor (Putative Ran guanyl-nucleotide exchange factor; probable signal transducer; Spider biofilm repressed), with protein sequence MVALKREAEPRENGKSKKAKTSLATSSFVLHSYSKLPNINEYAKAKSTPLDVFVWGTGSMCELGLGPSAKNKEVKRPRLNPYLTEEKLGGTKIVDFAVGGMHTLALDGKNRIWSWGGNDSGVLGRDTSQAKEVLKDIDGKNGNDDDDDDDEDGDLNEAESTPALVENLPEGEIVQLAATDNLSAALLSNGDVYAWGCFRCNEGLLGFLRDEIKLQKTPLKIKELKNIVQLAAGKDHLLALDSKGIVYAWGNGQQYQLGRRILERHRYRSLEPQQFGLYNIKYIASGDFHCFAIDHSDNVYAWGLNQYGQCALTGDNGELEDGSVLMKPTLIPELSHKGIKEIAAGEHHTLALTEDGQVYAWGRYDMKEIGIPKDKLPKSTFKDQHGNPRSVPVPTKLEFAVKIKTIGVGSHHSFAVTEDGVVYAWGFAETYGPGLGPSIDDVEKPTRIVNTATKNEDILLIGAGGQFSVSGGVKFEDEEKAEVRLDKYEDLE encoded by the coding sequence ATGGTGGCATTGAAAAGAGAGGCAGAGCCTCGTGAAAATGGGAAATCCAAGAAAGCAAAAACATCTTTGGCAACATCTTCGTTTGTTTTACATTCGTACTCAAAATTACCGAACATTAATGAATACGCAAAGGCCAAGTCAACTCCGTTAGACGTTTTTGTTTGGGGGACTGGGTCTATGTGTGAATTAGGATTAGGTCCATCAGCAAAGAATAAAGAGGTTAAACGACCAAGATTAAATCCCTATTTAACGGAAGAAAAACTCGGAGGTACAAAAATAGTTGATTTCGCTGTCGGTGGTATGCACACTTTAGCATTGGATGGGAAGAATAGAATTTGGTCTTGGGGAGGAAACGACAGTGGAGTTTTAGGTAGAGACACTTCCCAAGCTAAGGAGGTATTGAAAGATATTGATGGGAAAAATggtaatgatgatgacgacgacgacgatgaAGATGGTGATCTTAATGAAGCTGAATCGACACCTGCATTGGTAGAGAATCTTCCTGAAGGTGAAATTGTGCAATTAGCCGCCACTGACAATTTGAGTGCCGCTTTACTTTCAAATGGTGATGTATATGCATGGGGGTGTTTCCGTTGTAATGAAGGGTTATTGGGATTTTTGAGAGATGAAATAAAACTCCAAAAAACCCCACTAAAGATTaaggaattgaaaaacattGTCCAATTAGCGGCTGGTAAAGATCATTTACTTGCTCTTGACTCAAAGGGAATTGTGTATGCCTGGGGTAATGGGCAGCAGTATCAACTTGGTCGTAGGATTTTAGAGAGACACCGCTATCGAAGTTTGGAACCACAACAATTTGGATTatacaatatcaaatacaTTGCCAGTGGAGACTTTCATTGTTTTGCAATTGATCATTCCGACAATGTTTATGCTTGGGGGTTGAACCAATATGGTCAATGTGCATTAACAGGTGATAACGGTGAGTTGGAGGATGGGTCAGTTTTGATGAAACCCACTTTGATTCCTGAATTGTCCCACAAGGGCATTAAGGAAATTGCTGCAGGTGAGCATCATACATTGGCACTAACAGAGGATGGACAAGTTTATGCATGGGGTAGGTATGATATGAAAGAAATTGGGATTCCAAAAGACAAATTGCCGAAATCAACTTTTAAAGATCAACACGGGAACCCACGGTCTGTTCCTGTTCCTACAAAACTTGAATTTGCCgtcaaaattaaaactatTGGTGTTGGATCCCATCATTCCTTTGCCGTTACAGAAGATGGTGTTGTTTATGCATGGGGATTTGCAGAAACCTACGGACCCGGTTTAGGTCCATctattgatgatgttgaaaaacCAACAAGAATTGTAAATACAGCTACAAAGAATGAAGATATACTTCTTATTGGTGCCGGTGGGCAATTTTCAGTGAGTGGTGGTGTCAAATTCGAAGACGAAGAGAAAGCAGAAGTTAGACTTGATAAGTATGAAGATTTAGAATAG